A stretch of Gemmobacter fulvus DNA encodes these proteins:
- a CDS encoding rod shape-determining protein, producing MSLLTGLFSSDMAIDLGTANTLVYIRGKGIVLNEPSVVAYHVKDGKKQVLAVGEDAKLMLGRTPGSIEAIRPMRDGVIADFDSAEEMIKHFIRKVHKRTTFSKPKIIVCVPHGATPVEKRAIRNSVLQAGARRAGLIAEPIAAAIGAGMPITEPTGSMVVDIGGGTTEVAVLSLGDIVYARSVRVGGDRMDEAIISYLRRHQNLLIGESTAERIKTSIGTARMPDDGRGSSMQIRGRDLLNGVPKETEINQAQVAEALAEPVQQICDAVMQALETTPPDLAADIVDRGVMLTGGGALLGDLDLALREQTGLSISVANEPLNCVALGTGKALEYEKQLRHVIDYDS from the coding sequence ATGTCTCTCCTTACCGGTCTCTTCTCGTCGGATATGGCGATCGACCTCGGCACCGCGAATACGCTTGTCTATATTCGTGGCAAGGGGATCGTGCTGAATGAGCCGTCGGTGGTGGCCTATCACGTCAAGGACGGCAAGAAGCAGGTTCTGGCGGTGGGCGAGGATGCCAAGCTGATGCTGGGCCGTACCCCCGGCAGCATCGAGGCGATCCGCCCGATGCGCGATGGCGTCATTGCCGATTTCGATTCTGCGGAAGAGATGATCAAACATTTCATCCGCAAGGTGCACAAGCGCACGACTTTCAGCAAACCGAAGATCATCGTCTGTGTGCCGCATGGGGCGACGCCGGTGGAAAAACGTGCGATCCGCAATTCGGTGCTGCAAGCCGGGGCGCGCCGCGCCGGGCTGATTGCCGAGCCGATTGCGGCGGCCATCGGGGCCGGGATGCCGATCACCGAACCCACCGGCAGCATGGTGGTGGATATTGGTGGCGGCACCACCGAAGTCGCGGTGCTGAGCCTTGGTGACATCGTTTATGCGCGCTCTGTGCGCGTGGGCGGGGATCGTATGGATGAGGCGATCATCAGCTATCTGCGCCGCCATCAGAATCTGCTGATCGGTGAATCCACCGCAGAACGCATCAAGACCTCCATCGGCACCGCGCGGATGCCCGACGACGGGCGTGGCAGCTCCATGCAGATCCGTGGCCGCGACCTGCTGAACGGCGTGCCCAAAGAAACCGAAATCAATCAGGCACAGGTGGCCGAGGCTCTGGCCGAACCCGTGCAGCAGATCTGCGATGCGGTGATGCAGGCGCTGGAAACCACGCCGCCGGATCTGGCCGCCGATATCGTCGACCGCGGCGTGATGCTGACCGGCGGCGGCGCTTTACTGGGCGATCTGGATCTGGCGCTGCGCGAACAGACCGGCCTGTCGATCTCGGTGGCGAACGAGCCGCTGAACTGCGTTGCTCTGGGCACCGGCAAGGCGCTGGAATATGAAAAACAACTGCGCCATGTGATCGACTACGACAGCTGA
- the mrdA gene encoding penicillin-binding protein 2 — MRRTARDTEESARMIRRRAFLLGGAMSAFVAVLGARMRYLQVDQADEFRLLAEENRINIRLIPPARGLIQDRNGKLIAGNEQNYRVVITREDAGDVDLVMQRLAQIVPLSPEDIEKTLQEVERRSPFVPITVADRLSWEDFSKIALNAPSLPGVTPEVGLSRAYPLDSDFAHIVGYVGPVSEKDLEGLENPDPVLQIPKFQIGKIGVERWTEDKLRGKAGQKRIEVNSVGRVMRELERQEGVPGADLRLTIDADIQNFVQVRLGDESAAVVAMDVESGDILAIASAPSFDPNLFVRGISQADYSTLTENDHRPLANKCVQGAYPPGSTFKMVTALAALQAGVINSGTGVYCPGHYEMGGRRFHCWKRGGHGTVSLNSALAESCDVYFYDIAQRVGIDKIAEMGRHLGLGMRHDLPMSAITEGVMPDKAWKQQRYGQEWRIGDTINASIGQGYVLTSPLQLAVMTARLASGRAVVPRLLHMIDNEPLPLAEQPVLPVDPAYLEAARRGMFEVMNGQRGTAKSSRIADDSMLMAGKTGTAQVRNISAAERASGVVSNDQLPWERRDHALFVCFAPYDRPKVAVSVVVEHGGGGSTVAAPIARDVLLRCLTGGIPPLTAYPSAQRGRIETQFKEMKLRDTGVAAPAKSRA, encoded by the coding sequence ATGAGACGCACCGCCCGCGATACCGAAGAAAGCGCCCGGATGATCCGCAGGCGGGCGTTTCTGCTGGGCGGCGCAATGTCGGCCTTTGTCGCCGTTCTGGGCGCGCGGATGCGGTATCTTCAGGTCGATCAGGCCGATGAATTCCGCCTGTTGGCCGAAGAAAACCGCATCAACATCCGGCTGATCCCGCCGGCACGCGGCCTGATCCAGGATCGCAATGGCAAGCTGATCGCGGGCAACGAACAGAATTACCGCGTGGTCATCACGCGCGAGGATGCGGGCGATGTGGATCTGGTGATGCAGCGGCTGGCGCAGATCGTGCCGCTGTCGCCGGAGGACATCGAAAAGACGCTGCAAGAGGTGGAGCGACGCTCGCCCTTCGTGCCGATCACCGTGGCCGACCGGCTGAGCTGGGAAGATTTCTCCAAGATCGCGCTCAACGCCCCGTCGCTGCCCGGTGTGACGCCCGAAGTGGGGCTGAGCCGCGCCTATCCGCTGGACAGCGATTTTGCGCATATCGTGGGTTATGTCGGCCCGGTGTCGGAAAAGGATCTGGAAGGGCTGGAGAACCCGGACCCGGTGTTGCAGATCCCGAAATTCCAGATCGGCAAGATCGGCGTGGAACGCTGGACCGAGGACAAGCTGCGCGGCAAGGCCGGGCAGAAGCGCATCGAGGTGAACTCGGTCGGGCGCGTGATGCGCGAGCTGGAGCGGCAGGAAGGTGTGCCGGGCGCCGACCTGCGGCTGACCATCGACGCCGATATCCAGAATTTCGTGCAGGTGCGGCTGGGCGATGAAAGTGCGGCCGTGGTCGCCATGGATGTCGAAAGCGGCGATATTCTCGCCATCGCCTCGGCCCCGTCCTTTGATCCGAACCTGTTCGTGCGCGGCATCAGTCAGGCGGATTATTCGACACTGACCGAAAACGACCACCGGCCCCTGGCCAACAAATGCGTGCAGGGGGCCTATCCGCCGGGGTCGACCTTCAAGATGGTCACGGCGCTGGCCGCCTTGCAGGCGGGCGTGATCAATTCCGGCACCGGCGTCTATTGCCCCGGCCATTACGAAATGGGCGGGCGGCGGTTCCACTGCTGGAAACGCGGCGGGCATGGCACTGTCTCGCTCAATTCCGCCCTGGCCGAAAGCTGCGACGTGTATTTCTATGACATTGCGCAGCGGGTGGGCATCGACAAGATTGCCGAGATGGGCCGCCATCTCGGGCTCGGGATGCGCCACGATCTGCCGATGTCGGCCATCACCGAAGGCGTGATGCCCGACAAGGCCTGGAAACAGCAACGTTATGGTCAGGAATGGCGCATCGGCGATACGATCAACGCCTCGATCGGGCAGGGCTATGTGCTGACCTCGCCGCTGCAGCTCGCGGTAATGACAGCGCGGCTGGCAAGCGGGCGGGCAGTCGTGCCGCGCCTTCTGCACATGATTGACAACGAACCCCTGCCGCTGGCCGAACAACCCGTGCTGCCGGTGGATCCCGCCTATCTGGAGGCGGCCCGGCGCGGCATGTTCGAGGTGATGAACGGCCAGCGGGGCACCGCGAAATCGTCGCGCATCGCCGACGATTCGATGCTGATGGCGGGCAAGACCGGCACGGCGCAGGTGCGCAACATCAGTGCCGCGGAACGCGCCTCGGGGGTGGTGTCGAACGATCAATTGCCATGGGAGCGGCGCGACCACGCGCTGTTCGTCTGTTTCGCCCCCTATGACCGGCCCAAGGTTGCGGTCTCGGTGGTGGTGGAACATGGCGGCGGCGGCTCGACCGTGGCCGCGCCGATTGCGCGCGACGTGCTGCTGCGCTGCCTGACCGGGGGCATTCCGCCGCTGACCGCCTATCCTTCAGCCCAGCGGGGCCGGATCGAGACGCAGTTCAAGGAAATGAAACTGCGCGACACCGGCGTGGCAGCCCCCGCGAAATCGCGGGCCTGA
- the mreC gene encoding rod shape-determining protein MreC gives MASNRTSPEDFARPIRRILIGLLVVLLLAVFLLWRIDSPRVERFRTALVDRVVPSFDWVMLPVTKAADMAKGFQSYTKLYEQNQDLRQELQQMRVWKEAALRLEQQNARLLDLNQVRLDPKLTHITGVVLADSGSPFRQSVLLNVGARDGVRDGWAAMDGIGLVGRISGVGKRTARVILLTDSNSRIPVVAQPSGQKAMLSGDNSPLPPLDYLEKDDLVRPGDQVVTSGDGGVFPAGLLVGTVAQGTDRRLRVLLAADYERLEFLRVLRSHDLEPLTDPGGLVTPPVAREVIGPLPPAEAEVDAETVEGSNG, from the coding sequence GTGGCAAGCAACCGGACATCGCCGGAGGATTTTGCCCGCCCGATCAGGCGTATTCTGATCGGGCTTCTGGTTGTGCTGTTGCTGGCGGTGTTCCTGCTGTGGCGGATCGACAGCCCGCGCGTGGAACGCTTTCGCACCGCTTTGGTGGATCGGGTTGTGCCCAGTTTTGACTGGGTGATGCTGCCGGTGACCAAGGCCGCCGATATGGCCAAGGGCTTTCAGTCCTACACCAAACTTTATGAACAGAATCAGGATCTGCGGCAGGAGTTGCAGCAGATGCGGGTGTGGAAAGAGGCCGCGCTGCGGCTGGAACAGCAGAACGCCCGGCTGCTCGACCTCAATCAGGTGCGGCTTGACCCCAAGCTGACCCATATCACAGGCGTCGTGCTGGCCGACAGCGGCAGCCCGTTCCGGCAATCGGTGCTGCTGAATGTGGGCGCGCGCGATGGTGTGCGCGATGGCTGGGCCGCGATGGATGGCATCGGGCTGGTCGGGCGGATTTCGGGGGTTGGCAAACGCACGGCGCGGGTGATCCTGCTGACCGACAGCAATTCGCGCATTCCGGTTGTGGCGCAGCCCTCGGGGCAGAAGGCGATGCTGTCGGGGGACAATTCGCCGCTGCCGCCGCTGGATTATCTGGAAAAGGATGATCTGGTGCGCCCCGGCGATCAGGTGGTCACGTCGGGCGATGGCGGCGTGTTCCCGGCGGGGCTGCTGGTCGGCACAGTGGCGCAGGGCACAGACCGGCGTCTGCGCGTGTTGCTGGCGGCAGATTACGAGCGGCTGGAGTTTCTGCGCGTGTTGCGCAGCCATGATCTGGAACCGCTGACCGATCCGGGCGGCCTTGTCACCCCGCCCGTCGCGCGCGAGGTGATCGGCCCCCTGCCCCCCGCCGAAGCCGAGGTGGACGCCGAAACCGTCGAGGGCAGCAATGGTTGA
- a CDS encoding rod shape-determining protein MreD, with protein sequence MVDPLRRDVLVHRSIFVGVALALIFLRLLPMGSAAGSLPGPDILLCLILAWVQRRPDYLPALLIAAVVLLEDLLLMRPPGLWTALVVLGTEILRSRIALTRELSFAVEWLFMAVLMMALFLGYRMAFAITFLPQTSFGYAMTQVVASILVYPGVVWLSHLTLGVHKPGMGEVDDKGRRL encoded by the coding sequence ATGGTTGATCCGCTGCGCCGTGACGTTCTGGTCCATCGCAGCATCTTCGTCGGCGTGGCGCTTGCCCTGATCTTTCTGCGGCTGCTGCCGATGGGCAGTGCGGCGGGCAGCCTGCCGGGGCCGGACATCCTGCTGTGCCTGATCCTCGCCTGGGTGCAGCGCCGCCCCGATTACCTGCCCGCCCTGCTGATTGCCGCCGTCGTGCTGCTGGAAGACCTGCTGCTGATGCGTCCGCCGGGCCTGTGGACCGCCCTTGTGGTGCTGGGAACCGAGATCCTGCGGTCGCGCATCGCACTGACCCGTGAATTGAGTTTTGCGGTGGAATGGCTATTCATGGCGGTGCTGATGATGGCATTGTTTCTGGGCTACCGCATGGCCTTTGCAATCACCTTTCTGCCGCAGACCAGCTTTGGCTATGCCATGACGCAGGTCGTGGCCTCGATCCTTGTCTATCCGGGGGTTGTCTGGCTGTCGCACCTCACGCTCGGCGTGCACAAGCCCGGCATGGGCGAAGTGGACGATAAGGGAAGACGACTATGA